One Archangium violaceum genomic window, CTCCGAGTCTCCTCCCCGAGAACCTTCTCACCACCAGCCGCCGTGGCCGACGACCTGGCCATCGTCTTCGAGGACGCGTGGATCGTCGTGGTCGACAAGCCCCACGGTCTGCTCTCCGTTCCCGGAAAGGACGTCTCGGTGACGGACTCGGTGCTCGCCCGACTGCGTGCCCGGTATCCGCACGCCACGGGTCCGCTCCTCGTTCATCGGCTCGATCTGGATACCTCGGGGCTGCTCGTCGCGGCGCTCGACCCGAGGACGCACGCGGCCCTGCAGCGGCAGTTCGTCCACCGGGAGGTCCACAAGCGCTACGTGGCCTGGATCGCCGGGCCCGTCCAGGGCGAGCACGGGACCATCGACTTCCCCATGCGTGTCGACCTCGAGGACCGGCCCCGGCAGATCCACGACCCCGTGCACGGAAAGCCCGCGATCACCCGGTGGCAGGTCCTGGAGCGGCGGGGGGAGCGCACCCGGGTGGCCTTCTTCCCCCTCACCGGGAGGACCCACCAGCTGCGCGTCCATGCGGCCCATCCGCTCGGCCTCGGCGCGCCCATCGTCGGGGACCGACTCTATGGGCACCCGGACGAGCGCCTGATGCTGCACGCGGAGTCGCTCTCGTTCCGGCACCCGGAGACGGGACAACACGTCTCCTTCGAGCGACCCGCGCCGTTCTGAGCCTCGAGCGCTCTACCCGCGGACCGCGGAGAGCTTGCGCCGGAACCTGCGCACCCGCTCGACCGCGTCCTGGGGCAGCACGCGCTTGGCCACCTCGCGCACCTGCCGCATCGCCTCGTCGCGCCGCACGAGCCACGCTCCGCTCCCTCCCGGAGAGAGCACCCGCAGCGACACGGTGCGCCGCTGCCTCGTGGTCCAGTCGGACTTGTAGGACTCGGTGCCGCGCAGGAAGTCGTACTCGGTGAGCCCGGCCTCGAGGGCGTCGCGGAACGTCTCGCCCACCAGCACCAGCCCCACGCTGCGGTTGCGCCAGGCCGGGTCATAGCCGGACTGGAAGTAGATGAAGGAGTCGCGGTGGAGGATGCCGTACACCGAGGCCACCGCCTGCCCTCCCACCTTCATCGTGTAGAAGCGCAGCCGGCCCCGCTCGGCCAGCAGTTGCGTGGCATCACGATGGAACGCCTCCACGCCCCGGCCCCGGATGCCCTGAGAGCCCCCATCCGACTCCCACCGCATCGCGTGCAGCCGGAAGAAGTCCGTCAGCGGCCCCGCCAGCGCGCCCGGCGCCTCCGTCTTCTCGATGCGGTAGCCCTCCTGCTTCTCCAGCCACTTCTTGCGGCGCAGGTAGTTGTCCCGCCGGCTCGTGCGCTTCAGGAAGTCGTCGAAGGACTCGCCCTTCCCGAGCGACTCGTACGGGCACACGTACCGCGTGGACAGCTGGAGCTCCGCCCGGTGCTTCTCGAAGGTCTCCCGCAGCACCCGCACCGTCACCGAGTCCTCTCGCAGGTTCGTCAGGTCCAGCACGTCCCACTGATCCCTCAGCTCCCACAGGGCTCCGGCGAAGGTGCGTGCCACCTCCTCCTCGCGGCCCCTCCTGGCCACCACGTCCAGGTAGTCGCTGCCCACGTGCGTCTCGCCCAGGAACGCCAGCCGCCGGATGGGCCTGCCCAGCACCCAGTGGTAATCGAAACCCAGCGGCATCAGCCCCACCAGCGCCCCGCTCCGATCCTTCGCCTGCAGCACGAAGGGCTTGCGGTCCGCTCCGATGCGTCTGCACCACGGGTACAGCCACTCCCATGCGTTGAACGGGCCCGCCTGGCTCTCGTCCAGCAGCGCGTCCCAGGCGCTCCTCAGTCCCGCCAGCTGGGACAGCTCCCGCACGGTGCCCACTTCCAGCCACCTCGCGGGGCTCGGCGTGGGTGACAGTTCCGCTTCGTGAATCACGGTGTCGACCTCGTGTCTCGAAATACCCTCACCCCGACCCGCTCCCGGAGGGAGAGGGAGGGGTTGTCGTGTCCGCTCGCTCAGCCCGCGTGCTTGCGCGTACGGCGATCCTGCGTGAGCGCGCCTCGCACCACCGTGGCCACCTCCGCCATCACCTCCGGCGAGAGATCCTGGTGGCAGGGAATCTCCACGATGCTCCGCCGCAGCTGCGCCACCTCCGGGAAGGCCGAGGCGTCGCACGCCGGATGGAAGTGTTTCCAGAAGTCGATGGCCTCGATGCCCTTGGAGTGCAGCCTCGCCAGCACCTCCGCCTTGTCCGCCACCACCAATGGGTAGAAGAGCGGGCACACCCCCGCGGGCAGCTGGTTGAACAGCGGCGCGGACACGTCCCGCAGCCGCCCCAACAGGAAGAAGTAGTTGCGCCGCCGCCGCTCGACGATCGCCTCCAGGTCCTGCGCCTGGGCGATCCGCTTCGCGAACGGGCTCATCCCCAGGTCCACGTGCCGCCGCTCGAAGTGCTGCGTCCCCGTGGCCACCCGCTGGATGTCCGCCGCCTTCACCGCCCCCTTGCCGAGGCTCCGGATGAGGCTGCGCACCCCGCGCCCGAACGCGCCCCCGCGCAGCTCCAGGTTCTGCAGCAGCGCGGACAGCGTATGGCTCAGCGTGGAGGTGAAGGGAGGCGTGGGCGGCTCCGGCAGGCTGTACGAGCGCGGGCCGTTGACGGTGAGCGCCCCACCGTGCGGCAGCGGCAACGTCTTGTAGAGGCAGAAGATGCCGATGTCCCCCGTCGTCCCCAGCGGCACCGAGCCGTCCGCGCTCAGCAGCGACAGCGCGCAGTCCTCGATGAGCGGCAGGCCGTGCTTGTCCGCCAGCCGGCGCATCTCCTCGGCGGGGCTGGGGAAGCCCGCGTAGTGGATGAGGTAGAGCGCCTTCGTCTTCGGACCGATGCGCTGCTCCACGTCCTCCACATCCACGTCCCAGCGGCTGCCCACCCGGTAGAAGCGCGGCGTGGCCCCGGCGTCCGCCACCGCCTCCACCTCCACACCGTGGTGGTAGGCCGGCATGAGCACCTCGCCCTTGTCCAACCCCAGCATCTTCACCGTCAGCCACACGGCGTTGCGGGCGAAGTAGAACCAGCGCACGTTGGGCGCGCTGAAGGGCATGAAGTTGCTCGGCTCGCGCCGGCCGAACAGCATGCCCGGCCACAACGTGGGCAGGGCGGGAACGAACAGCCGGGCATTCGTCATTTCTTCCATCGCGCCACCACCTCCCTGGCCACCGGGGCCCAGCGGAACTTGGCCGCGCACATCGCGCGACCCAAAGCCGTATCGTTGAAGACGTAGAGCCACGTGTGGCGGCGCACCTTGTCCGTCCAGTCCCGCTTCCACACCATGTCCGGCCCGAGGAAATCGAACTCGCGCAGGCCCCGCGTCACGCAGTCGCGCAGCACGTCCTCCATGAGGAGCTGTCCCGGGCTGCAGTCGCCCAGCGACTCGTCGTAGCCAGGCTTGAGCAGGAAGTAGCGCCCGCCGTACTCCAGCGCGTACTGGAAGGCCACCGCCCGCCCGTCCAACCTCATGAAGAACAGCGCCAGCCGGCCCTCGTACGCCGCCGTGCGCGCCAGCTCCGAATAGAAGCCCCGCGTGCGCGCGTCCTGCGCCATCGCCGTGCCCCGCCGGCCCTTCCAGCCGCTCGCCTCCAGCGCGAAGCCCTCCTCCAGCTTCGCCTCCAGCTCGAGCCCGCCTTCCACGCGCTCCACCGTGACGCGGCCCTTCTCCTCCAGCTTGCGGCGCCGTCGGCGGCAGTTGGCCTTGAACTTGGACTGCAGCGTCTTCTGGTACGCCTCCCACGAGCCCGGCAGCGGGATGTAGGGCGACTGCAGGGACTCCCACGTCCCCACGGACAGCCCCGCCGCCTTCGCCGCCGCGTACAGGCTCCAGCCAGCGCCACCCTCGGGCACGTCCGTGAGCAGCAGCACGTCCCAGTTCTTGTCTCCGCGCAGGTGCTCGAGGAACGCCGCCGAGGCCTCCCCGGGATCGCGCGCCAGCAGATCGAAACGGCATGAATGCGGATTGGCCGTGGCGGAGAGCTGCCGCACCGGCACTCCGTACATGGAGACACGCCCGGCCATCAGCGGCAGGGCCGCGCTGAGGCGTCCCTCCCCATCCCGCAGCGTGAACACTCGCAGCCGCGCCTCCGGGGCGAAATCATCCAGCCATATCCGAAAGAATTCATGACGGTAGAAAGGCTCATCAGCCGTGGACTCCACGAGCGCGTTCCACTCCGGCTCCAGCGCCATGAAGGTGGTCCGGTCGGCCACCTCGACGACACGCGGTGCGGAGGTGAGCTGTCTGGCTTCCATGTGTTCTATCCGATTCCTGACGATGCAGGGCCCCCGAGGTCCCGCATGCGCCGCAAGGTGGCCACGGACGTTGCCGCCCACAACCCGCGCCTGCCATTTCGCCCGGGAGGACAGTCGGGTACGCGCGCACAACTGGCCAGCGTGTATGTGATGCCAGAAGCCAGGGGCCGCGGCGCACCGGGCTCCATGGCTCGACGGGCAGGGATTCGTTCACTTACGATCAGCCGCCCATGCCAACCTCAAGCCCCCTCCCCCTTCCCCCCAGGCCCGTCGGCAAGCACGCCATCGTCTTTGGCGGCAGCATGACGGGGCTGATCTCCGCGGGTGTCCTGTCCCGTTACTTCGAGCGTGTCACGCTGGTGGAACGCGACCGCTTCCCGGATGGACCGAACCCGCGCAAAGGCATCCCCCAGGCGCAGCACGCTCATGCCCTGCTCATGCGGGGACTGAACATCATCGCCGACACCTTCCCAGGTGTCCTGGAGGATCTGGAAGCCGCCGGGGCGGCAGTGGTGGACGTGGGCGACTCCACCGCCGCCTTTGGAGCTGGCGGTTGGCGTCGGCGGTATCATGTGGGCGTCAGGGCCTCCTCGCAGAGCCGGTTGCTGATCGACTGGGTCGTCCGCAAGCGCCTGCTGACCTTCGCGAACGTACGCATCCTCGATGGACGTGAAGTGGTGGGCTTGAAGACGAGCGCGGACCGGGCCCTCATCACGGGCCTCCAGCTCCAGGCCCCTGGTGGCGGGCAGGAGGAGACGCTGGAGGGCGACTGGGTGGTGGACGCCAGCGGCCGTGGATCTCGCATGCCCCAGTGGCTGGAGTCACTGGGCTACCCCCGCGTGGAGGAGACGCACATCCACGTGGACGTGGGTTACGTCAGCCGACTCTACCAGAAGCCGCCGGGCTTCGCGCCGGGATGGGACATGCTCGCCCTCACGCCCAAGCTGCCCCAGCAACGGCGGCTCGGACTGATCCTGAGCATCGAGGGAAACCGATGGCTCGTGCAGTTGGCGGGCTGGCTGGGCGAGGTCCCCTCCGCGGACAACGCGGCGTTTCTCGAGTTCGCCCGCGGCCTGCCCCAACCGCACCTCTACGAAGCCATCAAGAACGCGGAGCCGATCGGGCCCATCAACAGCCACCGTTTCCCGCACAACCAGCGGCGCCACTATGAGCGCATGCCCCGCTTCCCCGAGGGCCTGGCGGTGGTCGGCGATGCCGTCTGCTCGTTCAATCCCATCTACGGCCAGGGCATGACCTCGAGCGCGCTGCAGGTCCAGGCGATGGGTGAGTCCCTGCGAGAGGGGCTGCACGGTGCCTCCACGCGCTACCGCCAGCGGGCGGGCCAGCTCCTCAATGGACTCTGGACCCTCGCGACGCTCGGGGACCTGAGCATCCCCGAGGTGAAGGGCAAGCGCCCGCCGGGGTTCGGCCTGATCCACTGGTACGTCGACCGGCTCCAGACACTCACCAACTACGACGAGGGCGCGATGAAGACCTTCACACGGGTGCAACACATGCTCGAATCGCCCACGGCCCTGTTCTCCCCGCGGATGCTGATGAAGGTGCTCACCGCCCAGCCCGACAAGGCCGCCCTCATCCCCGGCCCGGCCCCCATCGCCGCCACCCCACGGCAGGCGGCCTGAACGAACCAGGAAATGGGTGGTCCGCCAGCACGTGCGGGCCCTGCCCGACGTGCGCGTCCTGGAGGGCCGTGGGGCGGCCGGCCTGAAGACGGGTGCCTGTTGTCCCCTCGGATGGTGTTCGAGGTGCTCACCTCCAGGCCCGACGCCGCCGCCCGCTACAACCCGCAGCGCGCCATCTTCATCAGGCAGCGCGCCACCTTGCGGCTGTCGTGGCGGATGCGCGAGCCCTCCTTGAGGAGGTCCGCCTCCACCGGCACGACACCCGCGCTGATGAGGGCGCGGCGATCCACCCGGACGGGGAACTGGCCCTTGAGCGCGTAGCGACGGGCGGCCTCCTCGGAGGGCGCGGTGCCATTGAGCAGCACCGCGTCCAGCACCGGGCCCACGTGGTCGATGACGGCGCGCACGTGATCCAGGCAGTCCATGCCGTCCGTCTCACCCGGCTGCGTCATCAGGTTGGCCACCATCACCTTGAGCGCCCGCGTCTCGCACAGCGCCTGGGCCACCCCGTCCACGAGCAGGTTGGGCATCACGCTCGAGTACAGCGAGCCCGGGCCGATCGCGATCAGGTCCGCGGTGTGGATGGCCTCGATGAGCCCGTCCACCGGAGGCGGCGAGCGCGGGCTGAGCAGCACCTTGCGGATGCGGCCATGGGCGCGACAGATGGCGCTCTCGCCCACCACCTCGGTGGAGTCATCCATCTGCGCCACCAGCTGCACCGGCGAGGTGGTGCTGGGCAGCACCCGGCCCTTTATCCCCAGCAGCTCCCCGGAGACGCGCACCGCCTCCAGGAAGTCCCCCTTGAGCTCGGCGAGCGCGGCGATCAGCAGGTTGCCCACCGCGTGCCCCGCCAGCCCGCGCTTCCCGGCGAAGCGGTACTGGAAGACCTCGCTCAGGGGACTCTGGCTCTTGCCGCCCGCCAGGGCCACCAGACAGTTGCGCACGTCCCCGGGAGGCAGCACCCCGCGGGTGCGGCGCAGCCGGCCGGAGCTGCCCCCGTCGTCGCTCATCGCCACCACGGCGGTGATATCCAGGCCGGGATCCCCCAGCTTGGGAGCCGCGCGCCGGGCCAGGCCGCGAAGCACCATGGGGAGCCCCGTCCCACCGCCCATGGCCACGATGCGCGTCGGCCGGAGGTCGAGCGCCTGCAACAGCTCGTTCCGGTTGCCAATCCGGCGCCCATCGCTCGTTTCCCTCTCCCACGCCTCTTCGAGAGGCGACTGCAGCTCGAGCATGTTCCATCCCCTCCAACGCCCATCCGAATCCCCGCCGCCGGGCCCCCCGGCGGCGTCAACACCCGGGCCCCCACCAGGGCCCGGCCCGACCTACCGCGCACCGCGCGCCAGCAACACGTGCCGCACGGTGTGGAAGATGATGCCCATGTCCAGGAAAAGGGAGCCGTTCTTCACGTAATACAGATCGAACTCC contains:
- a CDS encoding GNAT family N-acetyltransferase, giving the protein MIHEAELSPTPSPARWLEVGTVRELSQLAGLRSAWDALLDESQAGPFNAWEWLYPWCRRIGADRKPFVLQAKDRSGALVGLMPLGFDYHWVLGRPIRRLAFLGETHVGSDYLDVVARRGREEEVARTFAGALWELRDQWDVLDLTNLREDSVTVRVLRETFEKHRAELQLSTRYVCPYESLGKGESFDDFLKRTSRRDNYLRRKKWLEKQEGYRIEKTEAPGALAGPLTDFFRLHAMRWESDGGSQGIRGRGVEAFHRDATQLLAERGRLRFYTMKVGGQAVASVYGILHRDSFIYFQSGYDPAWRNRSVGLVLVGETFRDALEAGLTEYDFLRGTESYKSDWTTRQRRTVSLRVLSPGGSGAWLVRRDEAMRQVREVAKRVLPQDAVERVRRFRRKLSAVRG
- a CDS encoding DegT/DnrJ/EryC1/StrS family aminotransferase; its protein translation is MEEMTNARLFVPALPTLWPGMLFGRREPSNFMPFSAPNVRWFYFARNAVWLTVKMLGLDKGEVLMPAYHHGVEVEAVADAGATPRFYRVGSRWDVDVEDVEQRIGPKTKALYLIHYAGFPSPAEEMRRLADKHGLPLIEDCALSLLSADGSVPLGTTGDIGIFCLYKTLPLPHGGALTVNGPRSYSLPEPPTPPFTSTLSHTLSALLQNLELRGGAFGRGVRSLIRSLGKGAVKAADIQRVATGTQHFERRHVDLGMSPFAKRIAQAQDLEAIVERRRRNYFFLLGRLRDVSAPLFNQLPAGVCPLFYPLVVADKAEVLARLHSKGIEAIDFWKHFHPACDASAFPEVAQLRRSIVEIPCHQDLSPEVMAEVATVVRGALTQDRRTRKHAG
- a CDS encoding GNAT family N-acetyltransferase, with amino-acid sequence MEARQLTSAPRVVEVADRTTFMALEPEWNALVESTADEPFYRHEFFRIWLDDFAPEARLRVFTLRDGEGRLSAALPLMAGRVSMYGVPVRQLSATANPHSCRFDLLARDPGEASAAFLEHLRGDKNWDVLLLTDVPEGGAGWSLYAAAKAAGLSVGTWESLQSPYIPLPGSWEAYQKTLQSKFKANCRRRRRKLEEKGRVTVERVEGGLELEAKLEEGFALEASGWKGRRGTAMAQDARTRGFYSELARTAAYEGRLALFFMRLDGRAVAFQYALEYGGRYFLLKPGYDESLGDCSPGQLLMEDVLRDCVTRGLREFDFLGPDMVWKRDWTDKVRRHTWLYVFNDTALGRAMCAAKFRWAPVAREVVARWKK
- a CDS encoding FAD-dependent oxidoreductase, whose translation is MPTSSPLPLPPRPVGKHAIVFGGSMTGLISAGVLSRYFERVTLVERDRFPDGPNPRKGIPQAQHAHALLMRGLNIIADTFPGVLEDLEAAGAAVVDVGDSTAAFGAGGWRRRYHVGVRASSQSRLLIDWVVRKRLLTFANVRILDGREVVGLKTSADRALITGLQLQAPGGGQEETLEGDWVVDASGRGSRMPQWLESLGYPRVEETHIHVDVGYVSRLYQKPPGFAPGWDMLALTPKLPQQRRLGLILSIEGNRWLVQLAGWLGEVPSADNAAFLEFARGLPQPHLYEAIKNAEPIGPINSHRFPHNQRRHYERMPRFPEGLAVVGDAVCSFNPIYGQGMTSSALQVQAMGESLREGLHGASTRYRQRAGQLLNGLWTLATLGDLSIPEVKGKRPPGFGLIHWYVDRLQTLTNYDEGAMKTFTRVQHMLESPTALFSPRMLMKVLTAQPDKAALIPGPAPIAATPRQAA
- a CDS encoding gluconeogenesis factor YvcK family protein; translation: MGGGTGLPMVLRGLARRAAPKLGDPGLDITAVVAMSDDGGSSGRLRRTRGVLPPGDVRNCLVALAGGKSQSPLSEVFQYRFAGKRGLAGHAVGNLLIAALAELKGDFLEAVRVSGELLGIKGRVLPSTTSPVQLVAQMDDSTEVVGESAICRAHGRIRKVLLSPRSPPPVDGLIEAIHTADLIAIGPGSLYSSVMPNLLVDGVAQALCETRALKVMVANLMTQPGETDGMDCLDHVRAVIDHVGPVLDAVLLNGTAPSEEAARRYALKGQFPVRVDRRALISAGVVPVEADLLKEGSRIRHDSRKVARCLMKMARCGL